Proteins from one Dysgonomonadaceae bacterium PH5-43 genomic window:
- a CDS encoding hypothetical protein (product_source=Hypo-rule applied; superfamily=48097): MRWHSPHKKRKKKRKNRQSLQSYKKTTGNQRKRKVYMNRAKSKRIKNIIKPFMDRKKIVIDYTSIRKSTVIMQSCLTANLNFDIVWIFYYDETNNFKKLHIKDRDDFNTNIENNFVLGGLCHDKSIEIDETLIFSNIPLQKTAKEVKLKHIASGNFMDMLKSTKLTTFLENIISLPLFLHYQSFNPLYYSLVDIIDSNIDKKYISQNRVLKATIYDVLKNNINKAKELIKDYGYPNIKNDDVKKFIHDLIILTTKELKKASFIGDKMRLNILLDFLNDTKDIDELVFLSDEDEYVMIKQLNELYAQNLAMFINSEHIFDNETDIQENFDKVRMTYQDKEICNFSFTDSQSSILVQASDVIIGIVGKLFSFIRSIDILSIYNITDGLNDTQIKNLDLLLTLYNKSLSQNPSFFNSIDSDSELAKLNALNKTRGFA, from the coding sequence ATGAGATGGCACAGCCCACATAAAAAGAGAAAAAAGAAGAGAAAAAACAGACAAAGCTTACAATCATATAAGAAAACAACAGGGAATCAGAGAAAAAGAAAAGTTTATATGAATAGGGCTAAAAGCAAGAGAATAAAAAATATAATAAAACCCTTTATGGACAGAAAAAAAATAGTAATTGATTATACAAGCATAAGAAAGAGTACTGTAATAATGCAATCTTGCCTAACAGCAAACTTGAATTTTGATATTGTTTGGATATTTTATTATGACGAAACAAATAATTTTAAAAAATTACACATAAAAGATAGAGATGATTTCAATACAAATATTGAAAACAATTTTGTCTTAGGAGGATTATGCCACGATAAATCTATTGAAATTGATGAAACTTTAATTTTCTCAAATATTCCACTTCAAAAAACGGCAAAAGAAGTTAAGCTAAAGCACATTGCAAGTGGCAACTTTATGGATATGTTAAAATCAACAAAATTGACGACCTTTCTGGAAAACATAATATCATTGCCCTTGTTTTTACATTATCAGTCATTTAATCCTCTCTACTATTCCCTTGTAGATATAATAGATTCAAATATTGATAAGAAGTACATTTCACAAAATAGAGTCTTGAAAGCCACCATATATGATGTTTTAAAGAATAACATAAATAAAGCAAAAGAACTCATAAAAGACTATGGTTATCCAAATATCAAAAATGATGATGTGAAAAAATTTATCCATGACCTTATTATATTAACAACAAAAGAACTGAAAAAAGCTTCATTCATCGGAGACAAAATGCGATTGAATATACTATTAGATTTTTTAAACGATACTAAAGATATAGACGAACTTGTCTTCTTGTCTGATGAAGACGAATATGTCATGATAAAACAACTTAATGAATTATACGCACAAAATTTGGCAATGTTTATCAATTCCGAACATATATTTGACAACGAAACTGATATTCAAGAGAATTTTGATAAAGTCAGAATGACATATCAAGATAAAGAGATATGTAATTTCTCTTTTACAGATTCGCAATCAAGTATATTGGTACAAGCATCTGATGTTATCATTGGGATAGTTGGAAAATTGTTTTCATTTATAAGGTCAATTGATATATTATCAATATATAATATAACTGACGGCTTGAATGATACTCAAATAAAGAATTTAGATTTACTATTAACTTTGTACAATAAGTCTTTAAGTCAAAATCCAAGTTTCTTCAATAGTATAGATAGTGATAGTGAGCTGGCAAAGCTAAACGCGCTCAATAAGACGAGAGGATTTGCTTAA
- a CDS encoding hypothetical protein (product_source=Hypo-rule applied; cath_funfam=3.90.1430.10; pfam=PF12686; superfamily=53062): MNTFIDEAGNTGSDLKQEKQPFFVLSAITLAETNMKIVLDELELQFANNKEKEEVEIKAAKWSKSAKKAKALQSIIEKFVTSGGHISVVIIEKRYMISAMIVDNFFDPIYNDIKDYKWLNDTDEKIKAVNYFYSKLTDDIIYKLWSSIQNLNENELRKILDDTAKAIDNKEYIDLLHGANSHIPELINGLDLTEYANRNGFNNSAIRSPNYTAFPCVMNPVILHCRALQKKTSIVFDNAVEFNHSYEHIYSIFSRMNIDIPTPNGVMYSWKDVEKFCIAKSEDEKGLQIADIVSSSVNQLMMKTLSGAKISNYDLFNAALLMLLDREYKSVWYVVSTPFYKKYFDMQLNESSKLN, translated from the coding sequence ATGAATACATTTATAGATGAAGCTGGAAATACGGGTAGTGATTTAAAACAGGAGAAGCAGCCTTTTTTTGTTCTTTCAGCCATAACATTAGCGGAAACAAATATGAAAATCGTTTTAGATGAATTGGAATTACAGTTTGCTAATAATAAAGAAAAAGAAGAAGTCGAAATAAAGGCAGCCAAATGGTCGAAATCTGCAAAAAAGGCAAAGGCATTACAAAGTATAATAGAGAAATTTGTAACATCAGGTGGACATATCTCTGTTGTTATTATAGAAAAAAGATATATGATTTCAGCCATGATTGTAGATAACTTCTTCGATCCAATATATAATGATATCAAAGACTACAAATGGCTAAATGATACTGATGAAAAAATAAAAGCGGTAAACTATTTTTACTCAAAACTAACGGATGATATCATATATAAATTATGGTCTTCTATTCAGAATTTGAATGAAAATGAGTTACGTAAGATTCTTGATGATACTGCTAAAGCCATAGACAATAAAGAGTATATTGATTTACTTCATGGAGCCAATAGTCATATTCCTGAATTAATAAACGGGCTAGATTTAACCGAATATGCAAACCGTAATGGGTTTAATAATAGTGCAATTCGTTCTCCTAATTATACAGCATTCCCATGTGTTATGAATCCGGTAATACTTCATTGTAGAGCATTACAGAAAAAAACATCTATCGTATTCGATAACGCAGTAGAATTTAATCATAGTTACGAGCATATATATAGTATCTTTTCTCGTATGAATATAGATATACCAACACCTAATGGGGTTATGTACTCATGGAAAGACGTTGAGAAATTTTGTATTGCTAAATCTGAAGATGAAAAAGGATTACAGATAGCAGATATTGTTTCATCATCTGTAAACCAGTTAATGATGAAAACCTTAAGTGGAGCAAAAATATCAAATTATGACTTATTCAATGCGGCATTGCTCATGCTACTTGATAGAGAGTATAAAAGTGTTTGGTATGTAGTTTCCACTCCGTTTTATAAAAAATATTT